A portion of the Nitratidesulfovibrio termitidis HI1 genome contains these proteins:
- the mlaD gene encoding outer membrane lipid asymmetry maintenance protein MlaD has protein sequence MKKYSRETSVGIFVLIGLLCVGYLTIKLGRMELLSDKGYTVHARFTSITGLRVGAEVEIAGVPVGRVAGIALSPDKPVAVVSLRMQEGVHLTDDVIASVKTSGLIGDKYIKLSPGGSPEQLGEGDEITETESAIDIESLISKYVFGGV, from the coding sequence ATGAAAAAGTATTCGCGAGAAACATCGGTCGGCATCTTCGTGCTTATCGGACTGCTGTGCGTCGGCTACCTCACCATAAAGCTGGGGCGCATGGAACTCTTGTCCGACAAGGGCTACACCGTGCATGCCCGGTTTACCTCCATCACCGGCCTGCGCGTGGGCGCCGAGGTGGAAATCGCGGGCGTGCCCGTGGGGCGCGTGGCGGGCATCGCCCTGTCTCCCGACAAGCCGGTGGCGGTTGTCAGCCTGCGCATGCAGGAAGGCGTGCACCTGACCGACGATGTCATCGCCTCGGTAAAGACCAGTGGCCTCATTGGCGACAAGTACATCAAGCTTTCGCCCGGCGGTTCTCCGGAACAGCTTGGCGAAGGCGACGAAATCACGGAAACCGAATCGGCCATCGACATCGAATCGCTGATCAGCAAGTACGTGTTCGGAGGAGTCTAG
- a CDS encoding ABC transporter substrate-binding protein: MFQHTIRRGAPSATPLVKILSRALLCGLLCPLLYWSAPALAAQDNAGAAREALKSSVDRILDIVKQPAYTDPAQRPALMDQVENEIRHIFDFREFSARTVGMNWPSFTPDQQDRFAEAFASLLRATYLEKFDGYSGQQVLFTGELVSGKGDKVEVQTTVVIKDKQVPVAYRMLQNRQRNWVVYDVIIEGVSMVKNYRTQFQDLLEKGTADQLIERVRAKAEEVRKQPAQSGQSGLPGQSGK; the protein is encoded by the coding sequence ATGTTCCAGCACACTATCCGACGCGGCGCCCCGAGTGCCACGCCGTTGGTCAAAATCCTGTCCCGCGCCCTGCTCTGCGGCCTGCTCTGCCCCCTGCTCTACTGGTCCGCCCCGGCCCTTGCCGCACAGGACAACGCAGGAGCCGCCCGAGAGGCACTGAAGTCCTCGGTGGACCGCATTCTCGACATCGTGAAGCAGCCGGCCTACACCGACCCCGCCCAGCGTCCGGCCCTGATGGACCAGGTGGAGAACGAAATCCGCCACATCTTCGATTTTCGCGAATTCTCGGCCCGCACCGTGGGCATGAACTGGCCCTCGTTCACCCCCGACCAGCAGGACCGCTTCGCCGAGGCGTTTGCCTCGCTGCTGCGGGCCACCTACCTTGAAAAGTTCGACGGCTACAGCGGCCAGCAGGTGCTGTTCACCGGCGAACTTGTCAGCGGCAAGGGCGACAAGGTCGAGGTGCAGACCACCGTGGTGATCAAGGACAAACAGGTGCCCGTGGCCTACCGCATGCTCCAGAACCGCCAGCGGAACTGGGTGGTGTACGACGTGATCATCGAGGGCGTGAGCATGGTCAAGAACTACCGGACCCAGTTCCAGGATCTGCTGGAAAAGGGCACCGCCGACCAACTCATCGAACGGGTGCGGGCCAAGGCCGAAGAAGTGCGCAAACAGCCCGCCCAATCGGGCCAATCGGGCCTGCCTGGGCAGTCCGGCAAATAG